The proteins below come from a single Benincasa hispida cultivar B227 chromosome 4, ASM972705v1, whole genome shotgun sequence genomic window:
- the LOC120076069 gene encoding uncharacterized protein LOC120076069 produces MAAQERSLGALLAQEREKGKERALYYLSRTLNGAEINYSPIEKTCPALFFAIDKLRHYMQAFTIHLIAKADPVKYVLSRPIISGRLAKWAIMLQQYDIVYVPERPVKGQALADFLADHPVPSDWKLSEDLPDDEVLFTETSGLSCPSFGKRNSIAKNGSARRANYRGQPKLLLQELEALDEKRLEAQQALECYQARMSKAFDKHVKPRFFQVGDLVIAVRRPIITTRHTGNKFTPKWDGPYVVKEVYTNGAYKIVDQDGLRIGPINGKFLKKFYA; encoded by the exons ATGGCAGCGCAAGAAAGATCACTAGGGGCACTATTGgcacaagaaagagaaaaaggaaaagaacgTGCTCTCTATTACTTAAGTAGAACCCTAAATGGAGCCGAGATCAATTATTCCCCTATAGAGAAGACGTGCCCCGCGCTCTTCTTCGCTATAGATAAGTTGAGGCACTACATGCAGGCCTTCACAATCCACTTAATCGCAAAAGCCGACCCCGTTAAGTACGTCTTGTCCAGGCCGATCATCTCGGGACGTTTAGCCAAATGGGCAATCATGCTTCAACAGTACGACATTGTTTATGTACCAGAAAGGCCAGTTAAAGGGCAGGCATTGGCCGACTTCCTAGCAGATCACCCGGTTCCATCGGATTGGAAGTTAAGTGAAGACTTACCCGATGACGAAGTTCTCTTCACAGAGACCTCAGGACT AAGTTGTCCTtcctttggaaagagaaattccATCGCTAAGAATGGCAGTGCAAGAAGAGCTAACTACAGAGGACAACCCAAACTGTTGCTTCAAGAGTTGGAAGCACTGGATGAAAAACGATTAGAAGCTCAGCAAGCGCTGGAGTGTTACCAGGCGCGAATGTCTAAGGCCTTCGATAAGCATGTAAAGCCTCGGTTCTTTCAAGTAGGTGATCTAGTAATCGCCGTAAGGAGACCAATTATCACGACAAGACATACAGGGAATAAGTTTACACCTAAATGGGATGGGCCCTACGTTGTCAAAGAAGTCTACACAAACGGAGCGTACAAGATAGTTGATCAGGATGGGCTAAGAATTGGCCCAATCAATGGCAAGTTTCTTAAGAAGTTTtacgcataa